The genomic DNA GACTAGGCAGTGGTCGGACTTCGACACCAGCAGCATCACCTTGCGATGCGCGGCGCGGTCGCGCATCTGCCATTCCATGCCGAAACGCTCGGCGATCGCCGCAAAGCCGGTCTGCAGCGCCGACAGTTCCACGGCAAGGTCGGCCGCGGTGAACACGACGCGCATGAAGAATTTCTTGGTCTCGATGTCGTCGAACTGCTGGGCGTCGAGAATGTTCTGTCCGTTGTGGGCGAGGAACGTCGACACCGCCGAGACGATGCCAGGCCGGTCCGGACAGGACAAGGTCAGAACATATTGATGATCGGGCATGTTGATGAACGGCTTGGCTCTTGATGAAGGATTGTGCAGCGGTAGATCCGCGAGTTGCGCCATGCTCTAGCACCGACGCTGCCCTTGCGCCAATCCCAACCACGGAGTCAGGATGAACGGACGATTGCGAATGACCACCGGAGAATCCCCATGGCCGACCGTTTGAACGGCACCCGCATCCTGATCCTGGAAACGCGCGAAGAGGCGCAGTTTTCCAAGCTGCTCGCCGAGCAAGGCGCCGAGGTCGTGCAATGCCCGATGTTCACCATCCACGATGCGCCGGACCCGGCCCCGGTCGAGGCCTGGATCCGCCGCGCCATCGAGAAGCCGCTTGACGACCTCGTGCTGATGACCGGCGAAGGCCTGCGGCGGATCATGAAGCTGGCCCGCGCCCGCGGGCTCGATTCCGCGCTCGTTGCGGCGCTCGCCAAGACCCGGAAATTCACGCGGGGCCCAAAGCCCGGCAAGGCGCTGCGCGAGGTCGGTCTGGAGGCGCAGCAGACCACGGAGAAACCGACCACCGACGGCGTGATCGAGATGCTGGGCAAGCTCGACCTCAATGGACGGCGTCTCGGCCTGCAGCTCTATCCGGACAAGGATCACAGCGCGCTGACCGGCGCGATCGCCGCGCAAGGCGCCGCGATCGATACGGTGCTGCCGTATGTCTACGATTCCAGCGCAGCCGATACCAACATCGTCACGGCGATCGACGACATGGCCGCGGGGCGGATAGATGCGCTCGCGCTCACCAATCTCGGCCAGGTCCGCCGCCTGATCGAGGCGGCAAAGGCGCATGGCAGCGAGGCCAAGCTGCGCGCCGGTCTCGAACGGACGCTGATCGCGTCGGTCGGCCCGGCGGTGTCGGGCGAGCTCGCCGCTCACGGCCTGCGCACCGACGTTTCGCCGGCGGAAGACGCCTATTTCATGCGTCCGCTGATCTCGGCGATGGCCACGGCGCTGGCAGAGCGCAAGCCGGCCGCGACGCGCTGATCCATCGTGCCGCTACATCGAGGTATTGCCCACCAGCACGAACGGCGCCCAGATGCCGGGCTGCGCATTCGCGCCACCCCTCGCAATCAAGACGGAGATCGAGCGGCGCAGCGCCTCGGCGCGGCCGATGTCGGGATGGGCGTTGATGGCATCCATCGTGCCAGTGGTGATGACAACCGCGGCATCCGAGTTGACCGCCCAGTGCGAGACCAGCAGCGCGCGCGTGCCCGCATAGAAGAAGGCCCGCGCGAGACCGGAGAAGGCCTCGGAATTGGCAGCCTGGCCGCCGGCGGTGTTGCACGCCGACAGGATCACCCAGTCGGCATCGAGCCTAAGGCCCGAAATCTCCGACGAGGAGAGATAGCCGTCATCGGCTTGCGTCGCGGTCGCCGGCGGGCTCAAGATCAACCCGGGCTCGATCGAGCCGCGCACCTGCCCCGCCAGCGCGCCATGCGTCGCGAAATGCAGGATGCGATATTTCGCGAGATCGCCGCTCTGGCTGAGCGTCTTCATCCTCGTCTCGGACGCATCATTGGCGAGCACGACATCGCCTTTGACCGGCGCGAAGCTGTCGGCCACGGCGCATAATTCGACCGCGGTTTCCGGCAGCGGCATCTGGCGCCGGAGCTGCGCAATGTCCGCCGTGGCGCCCGACAGCGCGTCGACGGCGCGCAGGCTCCGTTGTGCGACCTTGGTAGCCTGCGTCGGGATGACGGCGCAGCTCTGGATCTGGCGCGCCAGCTTGGCGCGCGAGATCGAAAGCTCGCTGCGGCCATCGCCGTCCAGCGTGGGATTGCCGACGCCGAGGAACGGTTTCGACGCCGTGCTCCCGCGCGCGACCTGGCGCAGGGCCTTGAGACTGGAGGCGGACGGCAACACCGTGGTCGCAAATCGCTTGACCAGCCAGGGGGCCTTCGCGAGGTCTCCACCCGTCACGGGCTTGTCGGTCAACAGGACCTGGAAAGGCAGCGTCGCCAGTGGGCCCGACGGCACCAGGATCAGTTCCTTGCCGTCGATGTCGCGCGCAACCGGACCAAGCAGGGCCTGGTAAAGCGCAAAGGCGCGCTCCTGATCGAACGGCAGCGGCTCGTCTGCGCCCAGTGGAGCATTGCGGCCGAGCTTCTGCGGGCACATGGATGCCTTGTCCAGCCATGCCTCCGCGTCGAGACCACAGCGCAGCGCGCCGACGGTCTCCTTGAGCTGGCTCTCGCCGAGATCGGCGGCATGCCAGCGCACATCCGAGCGCGTCACGGTCCAGACGAACGTCGCGCGCGAGGTCGTCGCAAACAGCAGCACCGCCTCATTGGGACGAAGCTGCCTCTGGACGTCCTCGATCGCGATCGGCGTCCTGGTCACCAGCGCCGCATAATCCGGAAACTGCGCGGCGATTGTACGATCCAACTCCCGAATCTGATCCGCGAGGGCCGAGGCCCGGGCACGAAGCGCCTGTTCTGCGGCCGCATCGCGCGCGACATTGGCTTGCGAGATCGCCGCCACCAGCAGCTTGTCGGTCGCCGCCGCCTGCGTGCCGAGGTCCTGCCGCTCCCGGACGCGGGCCGCCAGATCATTGCGCCCATCGGCAATGCGGGCCGACATCGCGGTTATCGCCCGCGCGGCCTGCTCGTCACCGATCCACTGCGCCGCCTCGAACGCCTGCGATCGCAAGGCGCTCCTCTGCTCGTCATTGGCGGCGCGCGCGAGATTGTAGGCGGCGGCGATCAATCCCGGATATGGATTGGTGTCTTCACGGGCTTTGAGGTCGCTGCGACCCTCTTCGCCGAACTCCGCGATCCGGCGACCGCTCTGGATCGCCACCGCCCGCGCAAATGCGGCGCGCGCCTGCGGCCAGTCCTGCAAATCGAGAAAATGGGCGCCGAGATTGGCTAGGCTAGAGGCGATGTCCGGATGCGTCTCGCCGAGCGCGTGCAGTCGGATATCCAGCGCGCGTTTCAGGAGCGGCTCGGCCTCCTGCGCCCGGCCGGTGCTGTCCAGGATGACGGCGAGATTGTTCAGGCTGTTCGCGACCAGCGGGTGAGAGGCGCCGAGGGCGGCTTCGCGTAGCGCGAGCGAGCGGCGCGCGAACGGCTCAGCCTCGGCGTACCGATCACCGTCGCCCAGCAAGGTCACCAGATTGTCGAGAGCGATGGCAACGTCGAGATGCCCGGGACCGAGCGCTTTCTCGCGTATGGCGAGCGATTTGCGCAAGATCTGCTCGGCCTCCTGCTTGCGATTGAGATGGGCCCAGGCCTCGGCAAGATTGTTCAGAGCCGTCGCCACGTTCGGATGCGCCGCTCCGAAAGCTTTTTCCTGGATGGCGAGCGCCCGCGTCAGCAGCCCCTCGGCCTCGGCGTCCCGGCCTTCTCGCGAAAACACCAAAGCGAGATTGTTGAGGCTCGCCGCGACGTCGGAATGATCGGGCCCGAGCGTCTTCTCCCTGATGGCCAGAGCCCGCCGGGCCAATTGCTCGGCGTCCTGAAGCCGGCCCTGCGCACGCCGGAGTTCGCCGAGATTGCTCAGCGTCGCGGTCAGATAGATGCTGTCCGCGCCGTGCTGCTTCTCCTGAAGCGCGAGCGCTTCGGCGAAACTCGCTTCGGCCTGCTGCAACCGGCCTTGCGCGCGATTGACCTCCGCGATGTTGTTCAGCGTCACCGGGATCATGATGTCAGCCTGCCCCGAAGTCTTCCTGAAGACCACGAGCGCGCGACTGAACATGTCGAGCGCCTCGGTCTCCTTCATCTGACGGTGGCGGAGATTGCCGAGTTGCATGCGCGCAAGGGCCGTCGTGAGATGGTCGGAGCCCAGCACGCTCTCGTTGATGGCGATGGCGCGTGACATGTCCCGCTCGGCCTCGCTCAGCCGGTTCAGGCCGAGCTCGATCTGGCCGAGCGTGCCGAGCACGGCGGCGACGTCTGGATGATTGGGCCCGAGGCTCTTCTCGCGAATCGCAAGAGCCCGCCGCAGCACGGCTTCAGCCTCCGTCGTCTCGCCTTGCGCCTGGAGCGACTGACCCAGCACCACCAGCGTGGTTGCCGTCAGCGGCGACTGCCGGCCCGCGCTCTTCTCGGCCTCGCCAACGAGCTTTCGCGCAAGCCCCACCGCCTCGCCGTAGCGGCCCTCCTTCGCCAGCGACGTAATGCGCTGCATCAACGCCAGCATGTCCTGCGGACCCGCCCGGCAGGGCGATACGACCATGCCCACGAGAAGCAAGAAACCCAACAGCCGCGCAGTCAAACCATGCCAAGACACCAACATGCCGCAATTGCTCCGTCCGCCCGCCCACCGTCTCCTAAGGTCACAGCAAAATGAAAACTGTGTGACCTCGCCGGCAGATCCAGGACCGCAACAACGGGCCTGCAGCCGGGCCGACAGTGTCGCCGGCGCACGGCGAATCGCCCGTTGTCGTCGAGCATGACGCCATGCGGCAGCTTCAATTGACATGAACGCCGCCAGCGCTACGCTTGCAAAGAACAATAACAAGGCAGGGAATCGCCGTGATACGAGCCATCGCGCCTTGAGCACAGCCGCACGACCTTCCGCGCTGGCGCCATTCCGCATCCGCAACTATCGCTTTCAGTGGCCATCCGATCTGCTCACCTCCTGGGCGTTCGAGGTGGAGACGCTGGTGCTCGGCTGGTACATTTTGGTCGAGACCGGCTCGGTGCTGCTGCTCACCGTGCTTGCTTCGCTCCAGTTCGTCGGGACGTTGGTCGCGCCGGTGTTCGGCATGATCGGCGATCGCATGGGCCATCGCGATCTCCTGGTCGTGATGCGTCTTGCTTATACGGTGCTGTCGTCGACCATCATGGTTCTGGCGCTGACCGGTCATCTGTCGCCGCTGAGTGTCATGATCATCGTCGCGATCATGGGCCTGATTCGTCCCTCCGATCTCGGCGTCCGGGGCGCCCTGCTCGCCGAGATCATGCCGGCCGAGCAGTTGGTGGGCGCCATCAGCGTGGCGCGCACCACGCAGGACAGCGCGCGCATCGCCGGCGCGTTGACCGGCGCCGGCTTGTTCGCCGTCCTCGGCATCGGCCTCGTCTATGTGGCAATCGCCTGCCTCTACTTCGTGGCCGCGCTTCTCATGCTCTGCCTGACCCGCCCCAAGAGGACCGTCATCACGAGCGATCTTCCGGCAAACAGTCATGCAGTGTCGCGACTATTGGGCGACCTCAAGGAAGGCATCGTCTACGCCTGGAATGGCCCGGGAATGCGTGCGGCGCTCTGCGTCGCCTTCCTGGCCAATCTCACTGCATTTCCCTTCACTGGCGGACTGTTGCCCTACATCGCCCGCGAGATCTTTCACACCGACCAGACCGGCCTTGGTTACCTCTCGGCGAGCTTCGCCGTTGGCTCGCTGATCGGCTCCATCACGCTCAGCCTCGTCAGCGGAGTGCGCATTGCCCGGCTTCTGATCGGCGCGACACTGGCCTGGTACGCCATGCTGCTGGTGTTCGTGGAAATCAGGACCATGCCGGTGGCGATGGCCTGCCTCGTACTCGCCGGTATCGCGCAGAGCATGTCGATGATCTCGGCAGCCGTGATTCTGATGCGGACGGCCAGTGCGCATCTGCGCGGCCGTGTGATGGGCGTGCGGATGATGGTGATCTACGGCCTGCCGATCGGATTGCTCGCGGCCGGCAGCCTGATCGACATCATCGGCTATTCCGCGACCGGTTCACTCTATGGCGCCGCGGGCTTCGTCGCGATGCTGGCGATCGCGATCCGCTGGCGCGCCGATCTGTGGCCGGTGCACGCGCCCGCCAATGCGCGATGAAGCCGCCTTAGTCCCCGTATCCGCGCAGCCGCTCGACATCGAGGATGGTGACGCCGCCATATTCGAGCCGCAGCAGACCTTCCTTTTCCAGCCGGTTCAGCGCGCGGTTGGCGTTCTGGCGCGACATGCCGGAGAGCGCACCGATCTCCTCCTGGGTGATCTCCAGATGTGCGGTCGATTCCGGATAGAGGATCGGGTTGAACAGCGAGGCGATGCTGCGGGCAAGGCGTGCAGTGGCATCCAGCGTGCGGTTGACCTCGAGCATGCCGATGAACTGGCCGAGCCGTTCGTTGAGCTGGCGCACCAGAAAGCGGTTGAAGCCGACGCTGTTCTCGAACAGCCACATGAAGGCGCTGCGTTCCATCAACGCGACGCGGCTGTCGCGCAGCGCGACCACGTCATAGCGCCGCGGCTCGTTCTTCAGCACGCTGCCTTCGCCGAACCAGGCCCCTGCCGTCAGCCCGGCGAGGCTGGTCTCCTTGCCGTCCCGCGAGACCCCGCCCATGCGGGCAAGGCCGCCCACCATGCCGGCCCAATAGGCAAAGATATCGCCGCGCATGAACACGGTCTCGCCGGTGCCGTAGGACCGCTCCGTGATTCCGGCACGCGCGACCTCGATCTCCGCTTGCGTGAGCTCGCGCGACCACGCGGCGACGCGCTTCAGATGATCTTCTGAAATCATGATCTCGCGGCCAGCCGCACCGTTTCGTCACTCCACCTTCTGTTGCATTGCAACATGATTATTGCGACCGCCATCCGACGAAAGATGAAGGCCGCGGCCGCCCGGCAAACTTTGTCGCAGAATTGTCAGCCGGGAGACATTTCAAAATAGCGCTTTCCCCTATTGAGGACCACCTCGGGAGATGCGGCTTTCGATCCCAGCGGGAACGAGAGTGGCGCGGCTCCGGTCGAGACCATCTGCTGCATGGCCTGACCGGCACCACCGTACTAGGATCGCCCGACGGAACGGACGAAGAGCGCCGCTAAAAGGCGCCATCACCGGGAGGGTTTCGTTTGGTGGCTACCAGTCTCGAAGTGCGCGGCGTGTCCTTGCGATTCGGCGGCGTCCGTGCGCTGACCGATGTCAGCTTCGCCATCAAGGACGGCGAGCTGTTCTCGATCATCGGGCCCAACGGCGCCGGCAAGACCTCGATCGTGAACTGTATTTCCGGTCGCTACAAGCCGACCGAAGGCCAGCTCTTCTATGGGGATCGCGACATCACCGGCCTGACGCCGAATGCGCGGGCCTCGCTCGGGATCGGCCGCACCTTCCAGAATCTGGCGCTGTTCCACCACATGAGCGTGCTCGACAACATCATGGTCGGCCGCCATCACCTCCTCAAGAACAACTTCCTCACGGGCTCGCTGTACTGGCTCACCGGCGCGCGCAAGGAGGAGCTCGAGCACCGCCGCAAGGTCGAGGAGATCATCGACTTCCTCGATCTGCAGTCGGTGCGGAAGGCGCAAGCCGGCACCCTCTCCTATGGCCTGCGCAAGCGCGTGGAGCTCGCCCGCGCGATGGCGCTGGAGCCGCGCCTCATCCTCCTCGACGAGCCGATGGCCGGCATGAACTTCGAGGAGAAGGAGGACATGGCCCGTTACATCGTCGATCTCAACGAGGAGTTCGGGATGACCGTGGTGATGATCGAGCACGACATGGGCGTGGTGATGGACATCTCCCATCGCGTCATGGTGCTGGATTTCGGCAAGAAGATCGCCGAGGGCGACCCGGCGGCGGTGCTCGCCGATCCCCACGTCAGGCGCGCTTATCTCGGCGAAGAAGACGAGGTGCTGGTCGATCCCGACGACGAGCCCGCAGCTCCGGAGTGCGCGGCATGATGGATTACGCAGGCCGCGTCGCCCTGGCCGACACCTATCCGAAGATGCTCCGGCTCAACGCCAAGGAGCACGGCAACGAGATCGCATTGCGCGAGAAGGATCTCGGGCTCTGGCGGTTGTTCACCTGGAACGACTATCAGGCCCGCGTCCGCGACTTCGCGCTCGGTCTCGTCGAAATGGGCCTTGGCCGCGGCGACGTCGTCGGCATCATCGGCGACAACCGGCCGGACTGGGTCGCGGCGGAAGTGGCGACGCACGCCATCGGCGGCCTCAGCCTCGGGCTTTATCGCGACGTGCTCGACGAGGAGGCCTCCTATCTCCTCAACTATGGCGAGGCGCAGCTGGTCTTCGCCGAGGACGAGGAGCAGGTCGACAAACTGCTCACCCTCGCCGAGCGCGCGCCGAAGCTGAAGCACATCATCTATTCCGATCCACGCGGCATGCGGAAATACGACGATCCCAGGCTGATGTCGGCGGAGACATTTGCCGAGCTCGGCCGCGCCCGTGCGGCGCGCGAGCCCGAACTTTACGACAGACTGGTCGATGCCACCAAGGGCGAGGACGTCGCGATCCTCTGCACCACGTCGGGCACCACGTCCCATCCCAAGCTCGCGATGCTCGCCGCCGGTCGCGTGCTCGGTCACTGCGCGACCTACCTCGCCTTCGACCCCAAGGGCCCGGACGACGAATACGTCTCGGTGCTGCCGCTGCCGTGGATCATGGAGCAGGTCTACGTGCTCGGCAAAGGCCTGCTCTGCCGGATGAAGATCAACTTCGTCGAAGAGCCTGACACGATGATGAACGATCTGCGCGAGATCGCGCCGACATTCGTGCTCTTTGCCCCCAGGGTCTGGGAATCCATCGCCGCCGACGTCAGGGCGAAGGTGATGGACGCCACGCCTCTCAAGCAGCGCCTGTTCGACGTTGGGATGAAATCGGGCCTGGCCGCGCTCGAACAGGGCAAGCGTTCGGGCCTTGCCGACGCGATCCTGTTCCGCGCGCTGCGCGATCGCCTCGGCTTCACCCGCCTGCGCTCGGCCGCGACCGGCGGCGCGGCGCTCGGCCCCGAGACCTTCAAGTTCTTCCAGGCCATGGGCGTGCCGCTGCGTACGCTGTACGGCCAGACCGAGCTGCTTGGAGCCTACACGCTGCATCCCGAGGGTAAGGTCGATCCTGACACGACCGGCGTGCCGATGGCCGACAATGTCGAGATCCGCATCGACAATCCCGACGTCCACGGCGTCGGCGAGATCGTGGTGCGGCATCCCAACATGTTCCTCGGCTATTACAAGAATCCCGAGGCGAGCGTCGCCGACATCAGGGACGGCTGGATGTTGTCGGGCGATGCCGGCTATTTCAACGCCGACCAGCAACTCGTCGTCATCGACCGCATCAAGGATCTCGCCGAGACCTCGCGCGGCGAGCGCTTCTCGCCGCAATTCATCGAGAACAAGCTGAAATTCTCGCCCTATATCGCCGAAGCCGTGGTGCTGGGCGCCGGCCGCGACGCGCTCGCGGCGATGATCTGCATCCGCTACTCCATCATCTCGAAATGGGCGGAGAAGAACCGCCTTTCCTTCACCACCTACAGCGACCTCGCTTCGCGACCCGAGGTCTATGCGCTGCTTCGCAAGGAGGTCGAGACCGTCAATGCCACGCTGCCGCCCGCGCAGCGCATCTCGCGCTTCCTCTTGCTCTACAAGGAGCTCGATGCCGACGACGGCGAGCTCACCCGCACGCGAAAGGTGCGCCGCAGCGTCATCAACGAGAAATACGCCGGGATCATCGACGCCATCTACCGCGGCGATGCCGAGATCCCCGTCGACACCGTGATCCGCTTCCAGGACGGCACCACCCAGCGGGTGCGCACCACGCTGCGCGTGGTGGATCTGGGGATGCACGGGCATATGGCGGAGGCGGCGGAGTGAAGCACCTTCCGACCAAGCGCACGATGCCGGCCGATGCGCCCTCTCCGCTTGTGGGAGCGGGCATCTTCGCAGCCAACGACACCCTCGGTCGGGTGAGGGGTTCTCTCTCCGCACCGTCACCGCCGAGACAACCTCTCACCCGTCTTCGCTTCGCGAAGCCACCCGCTCCCACAGGGGGAGAGGGCAAGAGCGCGCCGGACTCGTCATCGAGCATCATCACATGAACACCGCCTTCCTCATCCAGCTCCTGGTCAACGGCCTCGTGGTCGGCACGCTCTACGGCGTGGTCGCGATGTCGTTCGTGCTGATCTACAAGGCGACCCAGGTCGTCAACTTCGCGCAAGGCGAGCTGCTGCTGGTCGGGGCCTGGGTGTGCTGGGCGCTGCTTGCGAAATACCAGGTGCCGTTCTGGATCGGCATGCCGATGACGCTGGTGTTCATGTTCGTGTTCGGCATCGCGGTCCAGGTGCTCATCCTGCGGCCGATGATCGGCGAGCCCATCATTTCCGTCATCATGGTGACGATCGGCCTCTCCACCGTGCTGCAGGCGACGCTGAAATGGATGTTCGGCGTCAATCCGCAGCCGTTCCCGCGCGTATTCGAGAGCCAGTCGGTCAGCCTGTTGGGCTTACAGATCCAGACCGTCTACGTCATGAGCCTCGTGGTGTCGGTCGCCATGATGGTCGGCATGGCCTGGTTCTTCCGTGCGTCCAAATACGGTCTTGCGATGCGCGCCACCGCGTTCAACCAGCAGGTCGCGCAATCGCTCGGCATTTCCGTCAAGAGCGTGTTCGCGATGGCCTGGGCGATCTCGGCGACGGTCTCGGCGGTCGCGGGCGTCGTCGTCGCAGTCGTGAACGGCGTGTCGTCGGGCCTTGCCGCCTACGGCATCAAGGTATTTCCGGCGGCAATCCTCGGTGGGCTCGACTCCGTCGGCGGCGCCGTGCTCGGTGGCATCATCATCGGCCTGCTCGAGAACGTCGCGCAATATGTCGACAGCGAGTATCTGCACTGGGGCAATCTCTACGAGATCGCGCCGTTCTACGTCCTCATCATCGTGCTGATGATCAAGCCCTACGGGCTGTTCGGCACCCACGACATCGAGCGGATCTGACCCATGGCCGGCCCTGCCCTCATTCCTGCTGGTGACTTCCGCACCTCTTACGCGGCGGACACCACGATCTTCCCGACCACCACCAGCCGCAACTTCGCCATCGCGGGCGTAGCGCTGCTGTGCCTCGCGCCGCAATTCTTCAGCGGCTACTGGCTGAGCATCCTGATCCAGATCGGCATCTTCTCGATCGCCGCGCTCGGCCTCAATATCCTCGTCGGCTTCACCGGCCAGATCTCGATCGGGCACGCCGCGTTCTTCTTGCTCGGCGCTTTCACCTCGGCCTACATCTCCAACAATGCGCCGATCCCCGTATTCTTCGCGATCCCGCTCGCGGGCGTCGTCACCGCGCTGGTCGGCCTGATCTTCGGCATCCCGGCGGCGCGGCTGAAGGGGCTGTACCTCGTCATCGCGACGCTGGCCGCGCAATACATCCTGCTCGACTTCTTCTCCCGCGCCGAGTGGTTCACGGGCGGCTCGGTGCCGGCGAGCGCCAATCCGTTCTCGATCTTCGGCTACACGCTGCGCGGCGATAAGCAATATTTCTATGTTGTGCTGGCCTATGTGGTTGCGAGCTACATCCTCGTCACAAACCTGATGCGCACGCGTGACGGCCGCGCGCTGGTGGCGATCCGTGACCATTATCTCTC from Bradyrhizobium sp. CCBAU 53351 includes the following:
- a CDS encoding long-chain fatty acid--CoA ligase, with translation MMDYAGRVALADTYPKMLRLNAKEHGNEIALREKDLGLWRLFTWNDYQARVRDFALGLVEMGLGRGDVVGIIGDNRPDWVAAEVATHAIGGLSLGLYRDVLDEEASYLLNYGEAQLVFAEDEEQVDKLLTLAERAPKLKHIIYSDPRGMRKYDDPRLMSAETFAELGRARAAREPELYDRLVDATKGEDVAILCTTSGTTSHPKLAMLAAGRVLGHCATYLAFDPKGPDDEYVSVLPLPWIMEQVYVLGKGLLCRMKINFVEEPDTMMNDLREIAPTFVLFAPRVWESIAADVRAKVMDATPLKQRLFDVGMKSGLAALEQGKRSGLADAILFRALRDRLGFTRLRSAATGGAALGPETFKFFQAMGVPLRTLYGQTELLGAYTLHPEGKVDPDTTGVPMADNVEIRIDNPDVHGVGEIVVRHPNMFLGYYKNPEASVADIRDGWMLSGDAGYFNADQQLVVIDRIKDLAETSRGERFSPQFIENKLKFSPYIAEAVVLGAGRDALAAMICIRYSIISKWAEKNRLSFTTYSDLASRPEVYALLRKEVETVNATLPPAQRISRFLLLYKELDADDGELTRTRKVRRSVINEKYAGIIDAIYRGDAEIPVDTVIRFQDGTTQRVRTTLRVVDLGMHGHMAEAAE
- a CDS encoding uroporphyrinogen-III synthase is translated as MADRLNGTRILILETREEAQFSKLLAEQGAEVVQCPMFTIHDAPDPAPVEAWIRRAIEKPLDDLVLMTGEGLRRIMKLARARGLDSALVAALAKTRKFTRGPKPGKALREVGLEAQQTTEKPTTDGVIEMLGKLDLNGRRLGLQLYPDKDHSALTGAIAAQGAAIDTVLPYVYDSSAADTNIVTAIDDMAAGRIDALALTNLGQVRRLIEAAKAHGSEAKLRAGLERTLIASVGPAVSGELAAHGLRTDVSPAEDAYFMRPLISAMATALAERKPAATR
- a CDS encoding CHAT domain-containing tetratricopeptide repeat protein, which translates into the protein MQRITSLAKEGRYGEAVGLARKLVGEAEKSAGRQSPLTATTLVVLGQSLQAQGETTEAEAVLRRALAIREKSLGPNHPDVAAVLGTLGQIELGLNRLSEAERDMSRAIAINESVLGSDHLTTALARMQLGNLRHRQMKETEALDMFSRALVVFRKTSGQADIMIPVTLNNIAEVNRAQGRLQQAEASFAEALALQEKQHGADSIYLTATLSNLGELRRAQGRLQDAEQLARRALAIREKTLGPDHSDVAASLNNLALVFSREGRDAEAEGLLTRALAIQEKAFGAAHPNVATALNNLAEAWAHLNRKQEAEQILRKSLAIREKALGPGHLDVAIALDNLVTLLGDGDRYAEAEPFARRSLALREAALGASHPLVANSLNNLAVILDSTGRAQEAEPLLKRALDIRLHALGETHPDIASSLANLGAHFLDLQDWPQARAAFARAVAIQSGRRIAEFGEEGRSDLKAREDTNPYPGLIAAAYNLARAANDEQRSALRSQAFEAAQWIGDEQAARAITAMSARIADGRNDLAARVRERQDLGTQAAATDKLLVAAISQANVARDAAAEQALRARASALADQIRELDRTIAAQFPDYAALVTRTPIAIEDVQRQLRPNEAVLLFATTSRATFVWTVTRSDVRWHAADLGESQLKETVGALRCGLDAEAWLDKASMCPQKLGRNAPLGADEPLPFDQERAFALYQALLGPVARDIDGKELILVPSGPLATLPFQVLLTDKPVTGGDLAKAPWLVKRFATTVLPSASSLKALRQVARGSTASKPFLGVGNPTLDGDGRSELSISRAKLARQIQSCAVIPTQATKVAQRSLRAVDALSGATADIAQLRRQMPLPETAVELCAVADSFAPVKGDVVLANDASETRMKTLSQSGDLAKYRILHFATHGALAGQVRGSIEPGLILSPPATATQADDGYLSSSEISGLRLDADWVILSACNTAGGQAANSEAFSGLARAFFYAGTRALLVSHWAVNSDAAVVITTGTMDAINAHPDIGRAEALRRSISVLIARGGANAQPGIWAPFVLVGNTSM
- a CDS encoding MFS transporter, translated to MSTAARPSALAPFRIRNYRFQWPSDLLTSWAFEVETLVLGWYILVETGSVLLLTVLASLQFVGTLVAPVFGMIGDRMGHRDLLVVMRLAYTVLSSTIMVLALTGHLSPLSVMIIVAIMGLIRPSDLGVRGALLAEIMPAEQLVGAISVARTTQDSARIAGALTGAGLFAVLGIGLVYVAIACLYFVAALLMLCLTRPKRTVITSDLPANSHAVSRLLGDLKEGIVYAWNGPGMRAALCVAFLANLTAFPFTGGLLPYIAREIFHTDQTGLGYLSASFAVGSLIGSITLSLVSGVRIARLLIGATLAWYAMLLVFVEIRTMPVAMACLVLAGIAQSMSMISAAVILMRTASAHLRGRVMGVRMMVIYGLPIGLLAAGSLIDIIGYSATGSLYGAAGFVAMLAIAIRWRADLWPVHAPANAR
- a CDS encoding branched-chain amino acid ABC transporter permease, which gives rise to MNTAFLIQLLVNGLVVGTLYGVVAMSFVLIYKATQVVNFAQGELLLVGAWVCWALLAKYQVPFWIGMPMTLVFMFVFGIAVQVLILRPMIGEPIISVIMVTIGLSTVLQATLKWMFGVNPQPFPRVFESQSVSLLGLQIQTVYVMSLVVSVAMMVGMAWFFRASKYGLAMRATAFNQQVAQSLGISVKSVFAMAWAISATVSAVAGVVVAVVNGVSSGLAAYGIKVFPAAILGGLDSVGGAVLGGIIIGLLENVAQYVDSEYLHWGNLYEIAPFYVLIIVLMIKPYGLFGTHDIERI
- a CDS encoding Crp/Fnr family transcriptional regulator — translated: MISEDHLKRVAAWSRELTQAEIEVARAGITERSYGTGETVFMRGDIFAYWAGMVGGLARMGGVSRDGKETSLAGLTAGAWFGEGSVLKNEPRRYDVVALRDSRVALMERSAFMWLFENSVGFNRFLVRQLNERLGQFIGMLEVNRTLDATARLARSIASLFNPILYPESTAHLEITQEEIGALSGMSRQNANRALNRLEKEGLLRLEYGGVTILDVERLRGYGD
- a CDS encoding branched-chain amino acid ABC transporter permease; translation: MAGPALIPAGDFRTSYAADTTIFPTTTSRNFAIAGVALLCLAPQFFSGYWLSILIQIGIFSIAALGLNILVGFTGQISIGHAAFFLLGAFTSAYISNNAPIPVFFAIPLAGVVTALVGLIFGIPAARLKGLYLVIATLAAQYILLDFFSRAEWFTGGSVPASANPFSIFGYTLRGDKQYFYVVLAYVVASYILVTNLMRTRDGRALVAIRDHYLSAEIMGINLTKYRTLSFGLAAFFAGIAGALYAHYQLVVSQEGFGIERSILFLAMIIIGGTGSVMGTLMGTAFVVLLPESMEFISLYLKGGAIDKALSLNTNITFLREIAIGVIIIAFLMFEPDGLAHRWRQVKAYWKLYPFSH
- a CDS encoding ABC transporter ATP-binding protein, whose product is MATSLEVRGVSLRFGGVRALTDVSFAIKDGELFSIIGPNGAGKTSIVNCISGRYKPTEGQLFYGDRDITGLTPNARASLGIGRTFQNLALFHHMSVLDNIMVGRHHLLKNNFLTGSLYWLTGARKEELEHRRKVEEIIDFLDLQSVRKAQAGTLSYGLRKRVELARAMALEPRLILLDEPMAGMNFEEKEDMARYIVDLNEEFGMTVVMIEHDMGVVMDISHRVMVLDFGKKIAEGDPAAVLADPHVRRAYLGEEDEVLVDPDDEPAAPECAA